A part of Candidatus Eisenbacteria bacterium genomic DNA contains:
- a CDS encoding DUF72 domain-containing protein — protein sequence RFHGRNKVNWYREEGSGPDSRARSRGARAGAGAGAMPSRTPTAPEPASGGAGTPLGPLFSGVPIDPAKEKPLPAGTRQLLRYDYLYSEDELKEWVEKIRDLAANTKKTFVFFNNCHAGQAATSAKLMRRMLEGEGLL from the coding sequence TCCGGTTCCACGGTCGGAACAAGGTGAACTGGTATCGCGAGGAGGGGAGCGGGCCGGATTCCCGGGCGCGCTCGCGCGGCGCTCGCGCCGGTGCCGGTGCCGGTGCGATGCCGTCGCGCACCCCGACCGCGCCCGAGCCGGCGAGCGGTGGAGCCGGAACGCCGCTCGGGCCGCTCTTCTCCGGCGTGCCGATCGATCCCGCGAAGGAGAAGCCTCTGCCGGCGGGCACGCGGCAGCTCTTGCGATACGACTACCTGTACTCCGAGGACGAGTTGAAGGAGTGGGTGGAGAAGATCCGCGACCTGGCGGCGAACACGAAGAAGACGTTCGTGTTCTTCAACAACTGCCACGCGGGGCAGGCCGCGACGAGCGCGAAGCTGATGCGGCGGATGCTGGAGGGGGAGGGCTTGCTGTGA